One stretch of Bordetella avium DNA includes these proteins:
- a CDS encoding UDP-N-acetylglucosamine 1-carboxyvinyltransferase: MSNLIVHGGTPLSGKIVPSANKNAVLPILCATLLTDQPLRLIGVPEITDVKKILDIFRMLGSEVSVDYATGVLELHHRDTCFDPAQHHLPEEMRSSIMLVPPLLARFGVARLENDVKGCTLGVREIDPHVEVFERFGARVERAPDSLIARADGQMRANQHWLDYASVTTTENFALCAASAAGVSTLVNAASEPHVQEFCRFLEMLGVPIEGIGTSHLRIEGGRKLKGGEFRFDEDFHEIATFLALGAITGGSIIVKNSAPAQFPLIDRTFAKFGVEVEHRDGWSQAHSDGPLRVRRPFTQNILTKVEAAPWPYLPVDLLPIFIALGVRAEGSAMFWNKVYDGAMGWSVELSKFGAHVFLSDPHRLITFGGLPLSPAKVESPYIIRVAIALLMLAASIEGRSEITNALPIRRAHPNFVENLCSVGARVEWTHGD, encoded by the coding sequence ATGTCCAATCTCATCGTCCACGGCGGTACGCCGCTAAGCGGAAAAATCGTCCCTTCAGCCAACAAAAACGCCGTTCTGCCCATCCTTTGCGCCACGCTCCTCACGGATCAACCGCTGCGGCTGATCGGCGTGCCGGAAATCACGGACGTCAAGAAAATCCTCGACATCTTCCGCATGCTAGGCAGCGAGGTGTCCGTCGATTACGCCACCGGCGTGCTCGAGCTGCACCATCGCGACACCTGCTTCGATCCGGCACAGCATCATCTGCCCGAAGAAATGCGCTCGTCCATCATGCTCGTGCCCCCGCTGCTGGCGCGTTTCGGCGTGGCGCGCCTGGAAAATGACGTCAAGGGCTGCACGCTGGGCGTGCGCGAGATCGATCCCCACGTCGAAGTCTTCGAGCGCTTTGGCGCCCGCGTCGAGCGAGCCCCTGACTCTTTGATTGCACGTGCCGATGGCCAGATGCGCGCTAACCAGCATTGGCTGGATTACGCCTCGGTCACGACCACCGAAAATTTTGCGCTTTGCGCCGCGTCAGCCGCAGGGGTATCTACCCTGGTCAATGCAGCCTCCGAGCCGCATGTCCAAGAGTTTTGCCGCTTTCTGGAAATGCTGGGCGTGCCCATCGAAGGCATCGGCACCTCGCATCTGCGCATCGAGGGCGGCCGAAAACTGAAGGGCGGCGAGTTCCGTTTCGATGAAGACTTTCACGAAATCGCCACCTTTCTCGCGCTCGGCGCTATCACTGGCGGCTCGATCATTGTCAAAAACTCCGCGCCCGCGCAGTTCCCGCTGATCGACCGCACTTTCGCCAAATTCGGTGTCGAGGTGGAGCATCGCGATGGCTGGTCGCAGGCCCACAGCGATGGACCGCTGCGCGTACGCCGCCCCTTCACGCAAAACATCCTGACCAAGGTCGAGGCGGCGCCCTGGCCCTATCTCCCCGTCGATCTGCTGCCTATTTTCATCGCGCTCGGCGTACGCGCCGAGGGTAGCGCCATGTTCTGGAACAAAGTCTACGACGGCGCGATGGGCTGGTCGGTCGAACTCTCGAAATTTGGCGCACACGTTTTTCTGTCGGACCCGCACCGCCTCATCACCTTTGGCGGCCTGCCGCTCAGCCCAGCCAAGGTCGAAAGCCCCTACATCATCCGCGTCGCCATTGCACTGTTGATGCTGGCGGCCAGCATCGAGGGCCGCTCCGAGATCACCAATGCGCTGCCCATCCGCCGCGCGCATCCGAATTTCGTGGAAAACCTTTGCTCGGTCGGCGCCCGAGTCGAATGGACCCACGGCGACTGA
- a CDS encoding DUF502 domain-containing protein — translation MTRRLYRYFFLGLITILPIALTLYLLFVFLAWTEAIALTFVRPFIGDFYIPGLGLLLGILVILAIGYLVSKERVQRLLLLVEMPFTNLPVIKSIYSSIKSFADYFSSGSKATSQQVVILRIPGQALELVGLVTRRGMEGLPAGFLPGERVAVYLPMGYMIGGYTVFVPTEWVVPINMSVEEAMRSSLIAWMARAEHQTPPTPPHTDQPS, via the coding sequence ATGACCCGACGCCTTTACCGCTATTTCTTTCTCGGGCTGATCACGATTTTGCCGATCGCGCTCACGCTCTATCTGCTCTTTGTTTTCCTGGCGTGGACGGAAGCCATCGCGCTGACTTTCGTTCGCCCTTTTATCGGCGACTTCTATATACCTGGCCTGGGCCTGCTGTTGGGCATACTCGTCATTCTGGCCATCGGCTATCTGGTTTCCAAAGAAAGAGTCCAGCGGCTGCTGCTGTTGGTGGAAATGCCTTTTACCAACCTGCCAGTCATCAAGAGCATCTACTCGTCGATTAAGAGTTTTGCCGACTATTTTTCGTCCGGGTCCAAGGCCACTTCGCAGCAGGTGGTCATATTGCGCATACCCGGTCAGGCCCTGGAGCTGGTCGGTCTGGTGACCCGGCGCGGCATGGAAGGCTTGCCTGCGGGGTTTCTGCCCGGCGAACGGGTGGCGGTCTATCTGCCCATGGGGTATATGATCGGCGGCTATACCGTTTTCGTGCCCACCGAATGGGTCGTACCCATCAATATGTCGGTCGAAGAAGCCATGCGCTCCTCGCTCATCGCCTGGATGGCCCGCGCGGAGCATCAAACACCGCCGACTCCGCCCCACACGGATCAGCCCTCCTGA
- a CDS encoding winged helix-turn-helix transcriptional regulator, protein MRELDRTDRKILDILQRNGRISITELAEQVNLSATPCSERVKRLERDGVIAGYHARLNPVALGKNLLVFLEIRLSAKSGDVFDKVKKELMYVPEVMECHLVSGDFDYLVKARLTEMAEYRRLLGEILKRLPASAESHSYVVMEEIKESLYLPLDP, encoded by the coding sequence ATGCGTGAACTCGACCGCACCGACCGCAAAATCCTCGACATACTGCAACGCAACGGGCGTATATCCATCACCGAACTGGCCGAACAGGTCAACCTGTCGGCCACGCCCTGCTCCGAGCGCGTCAAACGCCTGGAACGCGATGGCGTGATCGCCGGCTACCACGCGCGCCTCAACCCGGTGGCACTGGGCAAAAACCTGCTGGTCTTTCTCGAAATCCGGCTGTCCGCCAAATCGGGCGATGTCTTCGATAAAGTCAAAAAAGAGCTGATGTACGTGCCCGAAGTGATGGAATGCCATCTGGTGTCTGGCGACTTTGACTATCTGGTCAAGGCCCGCCTGACGGAAATGGCCGAGTACCGCCGCCTGCTGGGCGAGATTCTCAAGCGCCTGCCCGCATCCGCCGAATCGCACAGCTACGTCGTCATGGAAGAAATCAAGGAATCCCTCTACCTGCCCCTCGATCCCTGA
- a CDS encoding D-amino acid dehydrogenase, which yields MHIIVLGSGVIGTTTAFYLARQGAQVTVLDRQPGPADETSYANAGQVSPGYSTPWAAPGIPLKALKWLFQKHAPLALRADGSLWQWRWMAAMLANCTADRYTVNKERMLRLAEYSRDCLRELRDSTGIQYEQRTQGTLQLFRTEAQLEAARRDIAVLEEVGVPYEVLDRDALPGAEPALARSLHKLAGGLRLPNDETGDCRLFTRALAEAAANLGARFHFNQAVEGMVLENGRVTGVRVGGEPMQADAYVAAFGSYTRGFLGPLGLDLPVYPVKGYSLTIPMRDAQASPVSTVLDETYKIAITRFDQRIRVGGMAELAGFDLTLRPQRRATLEMVVQDLFPGCGDVAAAEFWTGLRPMTPDSTPIVGATRYDNLFLNTGHGTLGWTMACGSGKLMADIVMGHQPAIRADDLALSRYQGKASPAGGLDLKQGRA from the coding sequence ATGCATATCATCGTTCTGGGCAGCGGCGTTATCGGCACCACAACCGCTTTTTATCTGGCTCGGCAGGGGGCGCAGGTCACCGTGTTGGACCGCCAGCCCGGACCCGCCGACGAGACCAGTTACGCCAATGCCGGTCAGGTGTCGCCGGGCTATTCCACGCCTTGGGCAGCGCCTGGCATCCCGCTCAAGGCCTTGAAATGGCTGTTCCAGAAACATGCGCCGCTGGCTCTTCGAGCCGACGGCAGCCTGTGGCAATGGCGCTGGATGGCGGCCATGCTGGCCAATTGCACGGCAGACCGCTATACCGTCAACAAAGAACGCATGTTGCGCCTGGCCGAATACAGCCGCGATTGCCTACGCGAGCTGCGTGACAGCACCGGCATTCAGTACGAACAGCGCACCCAGGGCACATTGCAGCTTTTCCGCACCGAGGCGCAACTCGAGGCGGCGCGGCGCGATATCGCCGTGCTTGAAGAGGTGGGCGTGCCTTACGAAGTGCTGGACCGCGATGCGCTGCCGGGCGCCGAGCCTGCCCTGGCGCGTTCGCTGCACAAGTTGGCTGGCGGCTTGCGCCTGCCCAATGACGAAACGGGCGATTGTCGCCTGTTTACGCGCGCGCTGGCCGAAGCCGCCGCGAATCTGGGTGCACGTTTTCACTTCAATCAGGCAGTCGAAGGCATGGTGCTGGAGAATGGCCGCGTGACGGGCGTGCGGGTCGGCGGCGAGCCTATGCAGGCCGACGCTTATGTGGCGGCCTTCGGCAGCTACACGCGCGGCTTCCTCGGCCCGCTCGGTCTGGATCTGCCGGTTTATCCGGTCAAGGGCTATTCGCTCACTATTCCCATGCGCGACGCGCAGGCCTCGCCTGTTTCGACGGTTTTGGATGAAACCTACAAGATCGCGATTACCCGTTTCGACCAGCGCATCCGCGTGGGGGGCATGGCGGAACTGGCCGGTTTCGATCTGACGCTGCGTCCGCAGCGCCGCGCCACGCTCGAAATGGTGGTGCAGGATCTCTTCCCTGGGTGCGGAGATGTGGCTGCGGCCGAGTTCTGGACAGGCCTGCGTCCCATGACACCGGACAGTACGCCCATCGTTGGCGCCACCCGTTATGACAATCTCTTCCTGAATACCGGTCATGGCACCCTGGGTTGGACCATGGCCTGCGGCTCCGGCAAGCTCATGGCGGACATCGTGATGGGCCATCAGCCGGCCATCCGCGCCGACGACCTGGCGTTGTCGCGTTACCAGGGCAAAGCTTCGCCTGCAGGCGGGTTGGACCTGAAGCAGGGCCGCGCCTGA
- a CDS encoding metallophosphoesterase family protein: protein MSSRPPSFLHTADWQIGRQYGQFDDDDAAVLAEARLEAVARLAAIARERGVCAVLVAGDVFDTQAVSDRLIRRLFGALEGYAGPWVMIPGNHDAALAESVWTRARKLACIPANVHLALEPGVVLLPELAVLAAPLTQRHTYDDVTRGFDSLETPAGLPRVGLAHGSVTGRLPDSADAANPIAPDRADTARLDYLALGDWHGCLRVTDRCWYAGTPETDRFRGNEPGYALHVRLGGAQPEVEAVRVGRYRWQAWDVDLELPADAEMLEARLQTLQADDVLRLTLRGRVSLAAWERLTQSIGRAEAHLRALRLEPDALSLEPDDADFSLLDGGGYLSDVAARLRAMQADPQTAPVAREAMQLLLRMAREEGGA, encoded by the coding sequence ATGAGCTCCCGTCCGCCTTCTTTTCTGCATACTGCCGATTGGCAGATCGGCCGGCAATACGGCCAATTCGATGACGACGATGCCGCAGTGCTGGCCGAGGCCAGGCTGGAGGCCGTCGCGCGCCTGGCCGCGATCGCCCGCGAGCGCGGCGTGTGCGCCGTGCTGGTGGCCGGCGATGTGTTCGACACACAGGCGGTTTCGGACCGCCTGATTAGAAGACTCTTCGGTGCGCTGGAGGGCTATGCCGGGCCCTGGGTCATGATTCCTGGCAATCATGATGCCGCGCTGGCCGAGAGTGTGTGGACCCGCGCGCGCAAACTCGCTTGCATTCCGGCCAATGTGCATCTGGCGCTGGAGCCTGGCGTCGTGCTCTTGCCTGAGTTGGCGGTGCTGGCTGCGCCGCTCACGCAACGGCACACCTATGACGACGTCACACGGGGGTTCGACAGCCTTGAAACGCCGGCCGGGTTGCCGCGTGTCGGCTTGGCCCATGGCAGCGTGACGGGCCGTTTGCCCGACTCGGCCGATGCGGCCAATCCGATTGCCCCTGACCGCGCCGACACGGCCCGCCTGGACTATCTGGCGCTGGGTGATTGGCACGGCTGCCTGCGCGTGACAGACCGCTGTTGGTATGCGGGCACGCCCGAGACCGACCGTTTTCGCGGCAATGAGCCGGGCTATGCGCTGCACGTTCGGCTGGGCGGCGCGCAGCCCGAAGTCGAGGCGGTGCGGGTCGGGCGTTACCGCTGGCAGGCCTGGGATGTCGACCTGGAATTGCCGGCCGATGCCGAGATGCTGGAGGCCCGTTTGCAGACGCTGCAGGCCGATGACGTCTTGCGCCTGACGCTGCGCGGTCGTGTGTCGCTTGCCGCTTGGGAGCGTTTGACGCAGTCTATAGGCCGAGCCGAAGCGCATTTGCGCGCCTTGCGCCTGGAGCCGGATGCCTTGAGCCTGGAGCCCGACGACGCCGATTTCTCCCTGCTGGACGGCGGCGGTTATCTGAGTGATGTGGCGGCGCGCTTGCGTGCCATGCAGGCCGACCCGCAAACCGCGCCGGTAGCCCGGGAAGCTATGCAGCTCTTACTTCGCATGGCGCGTGAGGAGGGCGGGGCATGA
- a CDS encoding AAA family ATPase: MRLHRIALQEFRKFREPVVLDGLDAGLNIIAGPNEAGKSTYAMALRAAFLERYNTSKVADLAPYGMAGARPTVCIEFEHGGRHYALQKHFLHKARCELRIDGSRLEGEEAEQTLARLLGFEIPGRGQSKPEHAGVPGLLWITQGSGQDIAEPARHADGQVREALTQISGELASTDGDRLFAQVQEARAALLDARGGKPKGVYKAAEEAYVRLGEAREALLRERAELDADVDRLAQWRAEYERAEREAPWVALEQQAAQARAQLQALAIEQERVQRLRQEANEAARLAQALRDQAARDRRDEEELRHLHAQSQAAARELAQHNDTGARMAQARVHAEAALQSARAALEAVQEQQRLRQARDWLRQACAEEERLGAALAAVQTGESQVAALLAEWQEVRIDAQAVTALRQLQREEEALRLRLEAGATRIRHLLDAGVSLSLGQQMLQGEGETLLAEAAELSLPGLGRLIIEPGGQDLPALRRERAEVQARLEQGLTALAAGSLAQAEARLAHATQLERELAQAKQALHALAPQGGAALQAALAQARQTRERLQAQLHGADLGGEADLDARLPAAKDAVQRTTAAAQAAERQAREADAGQAQASSRAALLQEQYQSRQSAFDDAAQAARRALRAAQFAQAEQTEQERALQAREAESALAAHRPELLKQDAERYARSAELARQAQQERHARLLSLQGKLEQAGAQAVGERLAETEAAWQRAGRLRADYERRAAALDLLWRLLGEQRDTATRRLLRPLSERLAHYLALLFPGADLSLDEQLQPLALVRGGTHDALEALSFGTREQLGLLARLAYADLLREAGRPTLLVLDDALVHADSRRRDLVKRALFDAATRHQILLFTCHADAWQDMGVVLRELP; this comes from the coding sequence ATGAGGCTGCATCGCATCGCTTTGCAAGAGTTCCGTAAATTCCGTGAGCCGGTTGTGCTCGATGGTCTGGATGCCGGGCTCAACATCATCGCCGGGCCGAACGAGGCCGGGAAATCGACTTACGCGATGGCCTTGCGAGCCGCGTTTCTCGAGCGCTACAACACCAGCAAGGTGGCGGACTTGGCCCCTTATGGCATGGCGGGCGCGCGTCCGACCGTCTGCATCGAGTTCGAGCATGGCGGGCGCCACTATGCGCTGCAAAAGCATTTTTTACATAAGGCCCGTTGCGAGCTGCGGATCGACGGCAGCCGTCTGGAGGGTGAAGAGGCCGAGCAGACGCTGGCGCGCTTGTTGGGCTTCGAGATTCCGGGGCGGGGGCAGAGCAAGCCCGAGCATGCAGGGGTGCCCGGACTGCTGTGGATCACTCAAGGCAGTGGGCAGGATATTGCCGAACCCGCGCGCCACGCCGATGGGCAAGTGCGGGAGGCGCTTACGCAGATCAGCGGCGAACTGGCCAGCACGGACGGTGATCGTCTTTTTGCCCAGGTGCAGGAGGCCCGCGCCGCCCTGCTGGATGCCCGGGGCGGCAAGCCCAAGGGCGTGTACAAGGCTGCCGAGGAGGCCTATGTCCGTTTGGGAGAGGCGCGTGAGGCCCTGTTGCGCGAACGCGCCGAGCTGGATGCCGATGTAGACCGGCTGGCGCAGTGGCGCGCCGAGTACGAGCGCGCCGAGCGCGAAGCGCCTTGGGTCGCCCTGGAGCAGCAGGCCGCCCAGGCCCGCGCCCAACTCCAGGCCTTGGCCATCGAACAAGAGCGGGTCCAGCGCCTTCGCCAAGAGGCCAATGAGGCTGCGAGGCTGGCCCAGGCGTTGCGGGATCAGGCGGCTCGCGATCGGCGCGACGAAGAAGAGTTACGCCACCTGCATGCCCAGTCGCAGGCGGCGGCGCGTGAGTTGGCCCAGCATAACGACACAGGCGCCCGCATGGCTCAAGCCCGCGTGCATGCCGAGGCGGCGTTGCAAAGCGCCCGCGCGGCGCTTGAGGCCGTGCAGGAACAGCAGCGTCTGCGACAGGCCCGCGACTGGCTGCGGCAAGCGTGTGCGGAAGAAGAGCGCCTGGGCGCGGCGCTGGCGGCGGTGCAGACGGGCGAATCCCAGGTGGCGGCTTTGCTGGCTGAGTGGCAGGAGGTGCGCATTGATGCCCAGGCGGTGACGGCATTGCGCCAGCTGCAGCGCGAAGAAGAGGCGCTGCGTCTGCGTCTGGAGGCAGGCGCCACCCGCATTCGCCATCTGCTTGACGCCGGTGTGAGCCTGTCCTTGGGGCAGCAAATGCTGCAAGGAGAGGGGGAGACGCTCTTGGCCGAGGCGGCCGAGTTGTCTTTGCCGGGTTTGGGCCGGCTCATTATTGAGCCGGGTGGCCAGGATCTGCCGGCCTTAAGGCGTGAGCGTGCCGAGGTCCAGGCCCGTCTGGAGCAAGGGCTGACAGCATTGGCTGCCGGCAGCCTGGCTCAGGCCGAAGCACGGTTGGCGCATGCTACACAACTCGAGCGTGAGCTGGCGCAGGCGAAGCAGGCGCTTCATGCCCTGGCCCCTCAAGGGGGGGCTGCCTTGCAGGCCGCTTTGGCTCAAGCGCGGCAAACCCGCGAACGCCTGCAAGCACAACTGCATGGCGCCGACCTGGGCGGCGAGGCCGATCTGGATGCGCGCCTGCCTGCGGCCAAGGATGCCGTACAGCGGACGACGGCGGCGGCGCAGGCCGCCGAGCGGCAGGCGCGCGAGGCGGATGCCGGCCAGGCTCAGGCGTCCAGCCGGGCAGCCTTGCTGCAGGAGCAGTATCAGAGCCGCCAGTCGGCGTTTGACGACGCTGCGCAGGCAGCGCGCCGGGCGCTGCGGGCGGCGCAATTCGCCCAGGCCGAACAAACCGAGCAGGAGCGTGCGCTGCAGGCGCGCGAGGCCGAGTCGGCCCTGGCCGCGCATCGGCCGGAGTTGCTGAAACAGGATGCCGAGCGCTATGCGCGCTCTGCCGAACTGGCGCGGCAGGCCCAGCAAGAACGCCATGCCCGCTTATTGAGCCTGCAAGGCAAGCTGGAGCAGGCCGGGGCGCAGGCCGTTGGCGAGCGGCTGGCCGAAACCGAGGCCGCCTGGCAGCGGGCTGGCCGCTTGCGAGCCGACTATGAACGCCGCGCCGCAGCATTGGATTTGCTCTGGCGTCTGCTTGGCGAGCAGCGTGACACCGCAACCCGGCGTCTGCTGCGGCCTTTGTCTGAGCGTTTGGCGCATTATCTGGCGCTGTTGTTTCCCGGTGCAGACCTGAGTCTGGATGAGCAGTTGCAGCCCCTGGCCTTGGTCCGAGGGGGAACGCATGACGCGCTGGAGGCCTTAAGTTTCGGCACTCGTGAGCAACTGGGCTTGCTGGCGCGCCTGGCCTATGCTGACCTGCTGCGCGAGGCGGGCCGGCCTACCTTGCTGGTGCTCGATGACGCGCTGGTGCATGCCGACAGCAGGCGGCGCGATCTGGTCAAACGGGCCTTGTTCGACGCCGCGACCCGCCATCAAATCCTGCTGTTCACCTGTCACGCCGACGCCTGGCAAGACATGGGTGTCGTCCTGCGCGAGTTGCCCTGA
- a CDS encoding monovalent cation/H+ antiporter subunit A produces the protein MSLILILALPFVGSLCAALLPANARNAEAWLAGLVALGSTLLVASLYPQIAAGEVIRVDIPWAPALGLQFALRMDGFAWLFSLIVSLIGTLVVLYARYYMSPQDPVPRFFSFFQAFMAAMLGVVLSGNLIQLVLFWEMTSLASFMLIAYWHHRADARRGARMALTVTGAGGLCLLGGVLLLGHIVGSYDMDVVLRAGDIVRAHPWYPAALALVALGALTKSAQFPFQFWLPNAMAAPTPVSAYLHSATMVKAGVFLLARFWPLLAGTDAWFWIIGGAGLISLVLGAYAAIFQQDMKGVLAYSTISHLGLITLLLGLNSPLALVAAVFHMVNHAIFKASLFMAAGIVDHETGTRDISRLSGLYSAMPLTATMAMVAAASMAGVPLLNGFLSKEMFFAETTFITGDRFLEYGLPLMATIAGAFSVAYSLRFIVQVFFGPPATDLPRAPHEPPRWMLLPSALLVLLCLVIGVLPGLTVGPVLHIAAQSILGPGMPQFSLAVWHGFNLPLVMSLVAMSAGVLLYLVLRAHQAANPGKVPFIYRLDGRRTFEYLLEVSAMGARWLLRRASSPRLQVQMLVIVSATLLVAWMPLRVSGWLDGMGPRTPADPVFLILWLAGGACALGAAYQAKYHRLASLTLSGGAGIVTCLTFVWFSAPDLALTQLAVEVVTVVLLLLGLRWLPRRIVSESDDERPDWKARARRTRDLGLAALAGISMSAITYAMLTRPVGDTISSFFVEQALPEGGGTNVVNVLLVDFRGFDTLGEITVLGIVALTVYALLRRFRPAQESIEMPRQQREQDGLEPGQPPASPDVKAPLPQGVMRIPAVLVRLLLPVAVLISVYLLLRGHNLPGGGFVGGLVMATSVILQYMVGGVYWVESRSRLNPQRWVGLGLLAAGAAAMSSWFALRPFMSALAWDVHVPLIGEVHLSSVLLFDLGVYMLVVGATVLVLVALAHQSLRAQRKLVSEAQAEAEAAMKGV, from the coding sequence ATGTCGCTAATACTCATACTCGCTCTGCCCTTTGTTGGCAGTCTGTGCGCAGCGTTGTTGCCTGCCAATGCCCGTAATGCCGAGGCCTGGCTGGCAGGTCTCGTTGCATTGGGTTCCACCTTGCTGGTAGCCAGCCTCTATCCCCAGATCGCGGCGGGAGAGGTGATACGCGTCGATATTCCCTGGGCTCCCGCCTTGGGCTTGCAGTTCGCGTTGCGCATGGACGGCTTTGCCTGGCTGTTTTCTCTGATTGTGTCGCTCATAGGCACGCTGGTTGTGCTCTATGCGCGCTACTACATGTCACCGCAAGACCCGGTGCCGCGCTTTTTCTCGTTTTTCCAAGCCTTTATGGCCGCCATGCTGGGCGTGGTGCTGTCGGGCAACCTGATCCAGCTTGTCCTGTTCTGGGAAATGACCAGCCTGGCATCCTTCATGCTGATCGCCTATTGGCACCACCGCGCCGACGCGCGGCGCGGCGCACGCATGGCTCTGACCGTCACCGGCGCAGGCGGACTCTGCCTGTTGGGCGGGGTGTTGCTGCTGGGCCATATCGTCGGCAGCTATGACATGGATGTGGTGCTGCGTGCGGGCGACATCGTGCGCGCCCACCCCTGGTATCCGGCTGCGCTGGCCCTGGTGGCCCTGGGCGCGCTCACCAAGAGCGCGCAATTCCCGTTCCAGTTTTGGCTGCCCAATGCGATGGCGGCGCCTACGCCGGTGTCGGCCTATTTGCATTCGGCCACGATGGTGAAGGCCGGCGTGTTTCTGCTGGCGCGTTTCTGGCCACTCCTGGCCGGCACCGATGCCTGGTTCTGGATCATTGGCGGTGCGGGCTTGATCTCGCTGGTTTTGGGCGCGTATGCCGCTATTTTCCAGCAAGATATGAAAGGGGTGCTGGCGTACTCCACCATCAGTCATTTGGGTTTGATCACGCTGCTGCTGGGCCTGAATAGTCCGCTGGCCCTGGTGGCGGCGGTCTTTCACATGGTCAATCACGCTATTTTCAAGGCCTCGCTGTTCATGGCCGCCGGCATCGTGGACCACGAAACCGGCACCCGCGATATCAGTCGCCTGAGCGGCCTGTACTCGGCCATGCCGCTTACCGCCACCATGGCCATGGTGGCGGCCGCGTCCATGGCGGGCGTGCCGCTGCTCAATGGCTTTCTGTCCAAGGAAATGTTCTTCGCCGAAACCACCTTCATCACCGGCGACCGCTTCCTGGAGTATGGCTTGCCGCTGATGGCCACTATCGCGGGCGCCTTTAGCGTGGCCTATTCGCTGCGCTTTATCGTGCAGGTGTTTTTCGGCCCACCGGCGACGGATCTGCCGCGCGCGCCGCATGAGCCGCCGCGCTGGATGCTGTTGCCCAGTGCCTTGCTGGTATTGCTGTGCCTGGTGATCGGCGTATTGCCCGGACTGACTGTCGGGCCGGTTTTGCACATCGCCGCACAGAGCATTCTGGGTCCAGGCATGCCGCAGTTCAGCCTGGCTGTCTGGCATGGCTTCAATCTGCCGCTGGTTATGAGTCTGGTCGCGATGTCGGCCGGGGTGTTGTTGTATCTGGTCCTGCGCGCTCATCAGGCGGCCAATCCGGGTAAAGTGCCCTTTATTTACCGCCTGGACGGGCGGCGCACTTTTGAGTATCTGCTCGAAGTCAGTGCCATGGGCGCGCGTTGGCTGCTGCGCCGGGCGTCTTCGCCGCGCCTGCAGGTGCAGATGCTAGTCATTGTGAGCGCCACGCTGTTGGTTGCCTGGATGCCCTTGCGGGTGTCCGGCTGGCTAGATGGCATGGGGCCGCGTACGCCCGCCGATCCCGTCTTTTTGATTCTGTGGCTGGCTGGCGGCGCCTGCGCACTGGGCGCGGCCTATCAGGCCAAATACCATCGGCTGGCTTCGCTCACGCTGTCGGGCGGCGCGGGCATCGTCACCTGCCTGACCTTTGTGTGGTTTTCCGCTCCCGATCTGGCCCTGACTCAATTGGCCGTGGAGGTCGTGACGGTGGTGCTGTTGCTGTTGGGGTTGCGCTGGCTGCCGCGCCGTATCGTGAGCGAAAGCGACGATGAACGTCCGGACTGGAAGGCGCGCGCCCGGCGCACGCGCGATTTGGGCCTGGCGGCGCTGGCGGGCATCTCCATGAGCGCCATCACCTATGCCATGCTGACCCGCCCGGTGGGCGACACGATTTCGTCGTTTTTCGTCGAGCAGGCTCTGCCTGAGGGGGGCGGCACCAATGTCGTGAATGTGCTGCTGGTGGATTTCCGGGGCTTCGACACCCTGGGTGAAATCACTGTGCTTGGCATTGTGGCGCTGACGGTCTATGCACTGTTGCGCCGTTTTCGGCCGGCTCAGGAAAGTATCGAAATGCCGCGTCAGCAGCGTGAGCAGGATGGTTTGGAGCCCGGTCAGCCGCCAGCCAGTCCCGATGTCAAAGCCCCGCTGCCTCAGGGTGTCATGCGGATTCCGGCCGTGCTGGTGCGTCTGCTCTTGCCAGTGGCAGTGCTGATCTCGGTCTATTTGCTGTTGCGTGGCCATAATCTGCCGGGCGGCGGTTTCGTCGGCGGCCTGGTCATGGCGACCTCGGTCATTCTGCAATACATGGTGGGCGGGGTGTACTGGGTCGAGTCGCGCAGCCGCCTGAATCCGCAGCGCTGGGTCGGTCTGGGCCTGTTGGCGGCGGGGGCGGCTGCCATGTCGTCCTGGTTCGCTTTACGGCCCTTCATGTCCGCGCTGGCCTGGGATGTCCACGTGCCGCTGATCGGCGAGGTTCATCTCTCCAGCGTGTTGTTGTTCGATCTGGGCGTTTATATGTTGGTCGTGGGCGCAACGGTACTGGTGCTGGTCGCCCTGGCGCACCAATCCTTGCGCGCCCAGCGCAAGCTGGTGTCCGAGGCGCAGGCCGAGGCCGAGGCCGCGATGAAAGGAGTTTGA
- a CDS encoding Na+/H+ antiporter subunit C, which translates to MEWIYAVAVGVLVGSGVWLLLRPRTFQVIMGLSLISYAVNLFIFGMGRLTVGRPPVVDPLAPPDPGAYADPLPQALVLTAIVIGFATTALFLVVLLASRGFRGTDHVDGREPES; encoded by the coding sequence ATGGAATGGATATACGCAGTCGCCGTCGGCGTGCTGGTAGGTTCAGGCGTGTGGCTGCTGCTGCGGCCACGAACCTTCCAGGTCATCATGGGCCTGTCGCTCATTTCCTATGCCGTCAATCTCTTCATTTTCGGCATGGGGCGTCTGACGGTGGGGCGTCCTCCGGTGGTCGACCCGCTGGCGCCGCCAGACCCCGGCGCCTACGCGGACCCTTTGCCGCAGGCGCTGGTTCTGACCGCCATCGTTATCGGCTTTGCGACGACGGCCTTGTTTCTTGTGGTGCTGTTGGCCTCGCGCGGCTTCAGGGGCACCGACCACGTTGACGGCCGGGAGCCCGAATCTTGA